Proteins found in one Acidobacteriota bacterium genomic segment:
- a CDS encoding response regulator has protein sequence MKEISCRGCDSAFRAALPDPFDSPVRAVCPVCSHQMILRPGRGRKSLRAVIADESRPFRDFLVEQLSTLGFDTLCVEDGREALDQIRLLQADLAIVNVYLRSMLGVEISEEIRADRNLDHTRVILIGALFRANRFRANPTSLYGADEYIEDQVPVQELQKIIRKVVPAAGGGGQIEITDNREEEARRLARLILSDIVIYNSDKAFRGIRDGNFEEILRDEISEGREYFLARIGPGGRIDGAIFDDTIEQFVRMKREELSEATSA, from the coding sequence ATGAAGGAAATCTCCTGCAGAGGGTGCGATTCGGCTTTCAGGGCCGCGCTGCCGGATCCGTTCGACAGCCCGGTGAGAGCGGTCTGCCCGGTCTGCTCGCATCAGATGATCCTGCGGCCCGGCAGGGGAAGGAAATCGCTCAGGGCGGTCATCGCCGACGAGTCGAGACCGTTTCGGGATTTCCTCGTCGAACAGCTGTCAACCCTTGGCTTCGATACGCTCTGCGTCGAGGACGGGAGGGAAGCCCTAGATCAGATCCGGTTGCTGCAGGCAGACCTGGCGATCGTCAATGTATATCTGAGGAGCATGCTCGGTGTGGAGATATCGGAAGAGATTCGCGCGGACCGAAATCTGGACCATACGCGGGTGATTCTCATCGGCGCGCTCTTCAGGGCCAATCGATTTCGTGCAAACCCGACGAGTCTTTACGGAGCGGATGAATACATCGAGGACCAGGTTCCCGTTCAGGAGCTGCAGAAGATCATCCGGAAGGTGGTCCCCGCCGCGGGCGGAGGTGGCCAGATCGAGATTACAGATAATCGCGAAGAGGAAGCGAGGCGTCTCGCGCGGTTGATCCTCTCCGACATCGTGATCTACAACTCGGACAAGGCGTTCCGGGGAATCCGGGATGGAAACTTCGAGGAAATTCTTCGCGACGAGATCAGCGAGGGACGCGAATATTTTCTGGCGAGGATCGGACCGGGAGGGAGGATCGACGGCGCGATCTTCGATGACACGATCGAACAGTTCGTCCGCATGAAGCGGGAGGAGTTGAGCGAGGCCACATCCGCATGA
- a CDS encoding HEAT repeat domain-containing protein: MRSDDADVRQEAAVTLAHEVSNLSLMFEMMGDSDWRVRKTIVDGLVRRANDRIIEGLLGALRDGTNAGRRNSATEALIRIGPRSGSKIIATLAEERDPDVRLSLVNLLGDLRSDEAYDELIRLAGEEQDVNIVSGIATAIGRYQRPEAVPILTAMLKRDDPWVQFHLIEALGEIEDRNALPHILPLYSKQALRKPILEAVGRIADVGTINFLLRIISEESKLNLTALRSLVAIADADKPRVMKAAERELIQRRLEQSFPADKVEPLIAHLRSTPKREVKAFILRVLAWSGDVRAVPVLIEMMREAELAEVAASGLIDIGPSAAEAVLIELKNTLDADQTILLLRIAARIAGDRLLSAVLPSLEHPSPDVRKTAVEVLTERADPKAIDYLIARLDDENVGVQQAVVNALTALAASAPAAKPAMLGKLRKLLDSRSLAERLNSLHVFVNIEGEGFPDELLAASRNRDPQIREKAVSLMGRFHEERFADQLVLLLTDEATPVRLAAIRSIVRMRPEGGLAPLVSSLGDPEIWIRTAAAQALGEYHAVEAVAPLIDRLRSDIPPVKIAVLEALGKLDHPDSHAALASAIDSEDPEVQRAALLSLARVPGEKVTRILLDSLESDDWRHRAAAANALGHRASHEATGRLEQLLASDPDPFVRQTIVQALDRIGRPESFPALLQALDDPAIVDEVSDAFVRHGERWREALEEAWRTADARREPVIAAILAAMKNAKGEEEAADASSP; this comes from the coding sequence GTGAGATCGGACGACGCCGATGTGCGCCAGGAGGCCGCCGTCACTCTCGCCCATGAGGTGTCGAATCTCTCTCTGATGTTCGAGATGATGGGGGATTCCGACTGGCGCGTGCGGAAAACGATCGTCGACGGGTTGGTCAGAAGGGCGAACGATCGGATCATCGAAGGACTCCTCGGCGCGCTGCGAGACGGGACCAACGCCGGGCGCCGCAACTCGGCAACCGAAGCTCTCATTCGGATCGGTCCCAGGAGCGGATCGAAGATCATCGCGACGCTGGCGGAAGAGAGAGATCCGGACGTGAGGCTCTCACTCGTGAATCTCCTCGGGGATCTGCGAAGTGACGAGGCGTACGACGAGCTGATCCGGCTGGCGGGCGAGGAGCAGGATGTCAATATCGTGTCGGGAATCGCGACGGCGATCGGTCGCTACCAGCGCCCGGAGGCTGTACCGATTCTGACGGCCATGTTGAAACGGGACGACCCGTGGGTCCAGTTCCATCTGATCGAAGCCCTCGGTGAGATCGAGGACAGGAACGCGCTCCCCCACATTCTCCCGCTGTACTCGAAGCAGGCGCTGCGGAAACCAATTCTCGAGGCTGTCGGCCGGATCGCGGACGTGGGGACGATCAATTTTCTCCTTCGGATCATCTCCGAAGAGAGCAAGCTCAACCTGACGGCGCTTCGATCGCTCGTGGCGATTGCCGACGCGGACAAGCCACGCGTGATGAAAGCCGCCGAGCGGGAGCTGATCCAGCGGCGGCTGGAGCAGTCTTTTCCGGCGGACAAGGTGGAGCCGCTGATCGCACACCTCCGCTCGACGCCCAAGAGGGAGGTCAAGGCCTTCATTCTCCGAGTTCTCGCATGGTCGGGAGATGTGCGTGCGGTTCCGGTACTGATCGAAATGATGAGGGAGGCCGAGCTGGCCGAGGTGGCGGCGTCGGGGCTGATCGACATCGGCCCGTCGGCAGCGGAGGCGGTTCTGATCGAGCTGAAAAATACTCTGGATGCGGATCAGACGATTCTTCTTTTGCGGATCGCGGCGCGGATTGCGGGAGACCGGCTGCTCTCGGCGGTGCTTCCGTCGCTCGAGCATCCCAGCCCTGACGTGCGAAAGACGGCGGTGGAGGTCCTCACAGAGCGGGCCGATCCGAAGGCCATCGACTATCTGATCGCGCGACTCGACGACGAGAACGTCGGCGTGCAACAGGCGGTCGTCAACGCGCTCACCGCGCTCGCCGCATCTGCTCCTGCCGCGAAACCGGCGATGCTCGGAAAATTGAGAAAACTGCTCGATTCGCGATCGCTCGCCGAGAGACTCAACTCACTCCACGTATTCGTCAACATCGAGGGGGAGGGTTTCCCGGACGAACTGCTCGCAGCGTCCCGCAACCGCGATCCGCAGATCCGGGAAAAGGCGGTTTCGCTGATGGGCCGGTTTCACGAGGAGAGATTCGCGGATCAGCTCGTCCTGCTCCTGACCGACGAGGCGACACCGGTCAGACTCGCGGCGATCCGTTCGATCGTCAGGATGCGACCGGAAGGCGGATTGGCCCCACTCGTCAGCTCGCTCGGTGATCCGGAGATCTGGATCAGGACGGCGGCGGCGCAGGCGCTCGGTGAATACCATGCCGTCGAAGCGGTCGCACCTCTGATCGACCGCCTCCGCTCCGACATTCCTCCCGTGAAGATCGCGGTGCTGGAAGCTCTCGGAAAGCTCGACCATCCCGATTCGCATGCGGCGCTGGCGAGCGCGATCGACTCGGAGGACCCGGAAGTTCAGCGAGCAGCGCTTCTGTCTCTGGCGCGGGTTCCGGGAGAGAAGGTGACTCGGATTCTGCTGGACTCTCTGGAAAGTGACGACTGGCGACACCGAGCAGCCGCGGCGAACGCCCTCGGGCATCGCGCAAGTCACGAGGCGACCGGGCGTCTCGAGCAGCTCCTCGCGTCGGACCCGGACCCCTTCGTCCGTCAGACCATCGTGCAGGCTCTGGACCGAATCGGCAGACCGGAATCGTTTCCCGCGCTCCTTCAGGCTCTGGACGATCCTGCCATCGTCGATGAGGTCAGCGATGCATTCGTGCGACATGGAGAGCGCTGGAGAGAGGCGCTCGAAGAGGCGTGGCGGACAGCTGACGCGAGAAGAGAGCCGGTGATCGCGGCGATCCTCGCGGCGATGAAGAACGCAAAGGGAGAGGAGGAAGCCGCCGACGCGTCGTCCCCATGA
- a CDS encoding protein-glutamate O-methyltransferase CheR codes for MELPDDVFRKLRQTIYEKSGLWFSDNNKYLLQKRLSTRARQLNFDSFQKYFYFLAYDPAAAQEFDRVFELVTTNETYFFRESHQLDAFIHEIVPEMKAGVARGRKMRVWSAGCSSGEEAYTIAMLLDLHGWYDKGEFEVFGSDLSQTMLSKARTGVYRATSFRSTPPELKARYFEDVANESWRVRDEIRNRVSFGRLNLYESNRVALLGALDVIFCRNVIIYFNESSKKVVISNLRDRLIDGGYLLLGHSESLIALSTQFKLRHLKHDMVYQK; via the coding sequence ATGGAGCTTCCGGACGATGTTTTTCGAAAACTCCGCCAGACGATCTACGAGAAGAGTGGCCTTTGGTTCAGTGACAACAACAAGTATCTGCTTCAGAAGCGTCTGAGCACACGGGCCCGTCAGCTCAACTTCGACAGCTTCCAGAAATACTTCTACTTTCTTGCCTACGACCCGGCGGCAGCCCAGGAGTTCGACCGGGTTTTCGAACTGGTCACGACGAACGAGACCTATTTTTTCCGCGAATCTCACCAGCTGGATGCGTTCATCCACGAGATCGTTCCGGAGATGAAAGCGGGTGTGGCTCGGGGAAGAAAGATGAGAGTGTGGTCGGCCGGCTGCTCGTCCGGCGAGGAGGCCTACACGATCGCGATGTTGCTCGACCTGCACGGCTGGTATGACAAAGGAGAGTTCGAGGTCTTCGGAAGCGACCTTAGCCAGACGATGCTTTCCAAAGCGAGGACGGGAGTCTACCGCGCTACCTCGTTTCGATCCACGCCTCCCGAGTTGAAGGCGCGCTACTTCGAGGACGTCGCGAATGAATCTTGGAGGGTTCGCGACGAGATCCGCAACCGTGTTTCGTTCGGGCGGCTGAATCTCTACGAGTCGAACCGGGTAGCGCTGCTCGGAGCTCTCGACGTGATCTTCTGCCGTAACGTGATCATCTATTTCAATGAGAGCTCGAAAAAAGTAGTCATTTCCAATCTTCGGGACCGGCTCATCGATGGAGGGTACCTGCTGCTGGGGCACTCGGAATCGCTGATCGCGCTCTCGACGCAGTTCAAGCTCCGCCATCTGAAGCACGACATGGTCTATCAGAAATAG
- the cheB gene encoding chemotaxis-specific protein-glutamate methyltransferase CheB, which yields MIRALVVDDSAFNRVTLTRMLESSVHIDVAGVAVHGEDAIKQTLRLEPDVITLDLEMPVMDGFAFLRWLMANRPTPVIVVSSRASDRSVFKALELGAIDFIAKPGGAVSPRLYEIQQDLLSKVEDIRSVRLENAGRHFEPTGDREKFLPGPLCIDLVAIGCSTGGPPALQTIFESLPHMEVPIVVAQHMPPVFTGIFAERLDRLTSYVVREAVDGEKVESGVVYIAPGGMQTELDSEDGALRLRMRERYSKELYAPSVDKLFASAARVLGSRMLSVLLTGMGDDGALGMLEVRKAGGLTVAEAPTTAIIFGMPGAAIRVGAVQQIIPLDRIAAGIAGICTRT from the coding sequence ATGATTCGCGCTCTGGTCGTCGATGATTCCGCGTTCAATCGGGTCACTCTGACTCGAATGCTCGAGTCGTCCGTGCACATCGATGTGGCCGGTGTGGCGGTACACGGCGAGGATGCGATCAAGCAGACGCTCCGCCTCGAGCCGGATGTCATCACGCTCGATCTCGAAATGCCGGTGATGGACGGGTTCGCGTTTCTCCGCTGGCTGATGGCAAATCGTCCGACGCCCGTGATCGTGGTCTCATCGAGGGCCAGCGACCGGAGTGTCTTCAAGGCTCTGGAACTGGGCGCGATCGATTTCATCGCCAAGCCGGGAGGAGCCGTTTCGCCCAGGCTCTACGAGATTCAGCAGGATCTGCTTTCGAAGGTCGAAGACATCCGGTCGGTCAGGCTCGAGAATGCAGGACGCCATTTCGAGCCGACTGGCGATCGCGAGAAGTTTCTTCCGGGCCCGCTCTGCATCGATCTGGTGGCCATCGGCTGCTCCACCGGAGGGCCGCCGGCTCTTCAGACCATCTTCGAGTCGCTTCCCCATATGGAAGTCCCCATCGTCGTGGCCCAGCACATGCCGCCGGTGTTCACCGGAATTTTCGCCGAGCGGCTCGACCGGCTGACGTCCTACGTCGTCAGAGAAGCTGTCGACGGAGAGAAGGTCGAGAGCGGCGTCGTTTACATCGCCCCGGGGGGAATGCAGACTGAGCTCGACTCCGAAGACGGGGCGCTGAGGCTGCGAATGCGCGAGCGATACTCGAAGGAGCTCTACGCCCCGTCGGTCGATAAGCTTTTCGCCAGCGCTGCTCGAGTCCTGGGGAGCCGGATGCTCTCGGTCCTCCTCACCGGTATGGGGGACGACGGGGCCCTTGGGATGCTGGAAGTGCGAAAAGCAGGGGGGCTGACCGTGGCGGAGGCGCCGACCACCGCGATCATCTTCGGGATGCCCGGCGCGGCGATTCGAGTCGGCGCGGTCCAGCAGATCATTCCACTCGACAGAATCGCGGCGGGAATCGCCGGAATTTGCACCCGAACCTGA
- a CDS encoding GAF domain-containing protein: MSDDTHRRAESFLELFNKGKEFTEELLQENQRLRYRLAALETDDGTHVPEIERLRQQIERLTAENAKIQAHFEKVESENRDFAERYVEVEEQNNNLANLYVASYQLHSTLDFREVIQIVQEIVINLVGAEVFAVLLRDEKTDELKAIASEGTTVLPEMKDLTVTMGRGVLGKVLESGESHFGNPEDRDPQIDQPIAAVPLKIKDHVIGLIVIYRLLQQKDDFTAVDYELFSLLAAHSATAIYSSKLYSTSERKLSTIQGFLDLLTTN, encoded by the coding sequence ATGAGCGACGATACACATCGGAGAGCCGAGTCTTTCCTCGAGCTTTTCAACAAGGGCAAGGAATTCACTGAGGAACTGCTTCAGGAAAACCAGCGTCTTCGGTATCGACTTGCGGCACTCGAAACCGACGACGGAACCCATGTGCCTGAAATCGAGCGGCTGCGCCAGCAGATCGAGCGCCTGACGGCCGAGAATGCGAAGATCCAGGCTCATTTCGAAAAGGTCGAGAGCGAGAATCGCGACTTCGCCGAGCGTTACGTGGAAGTCGAGGAACAGAACAACAACCTCGCGAATCTCTATGTCGCCAGCTATCAGCTTCACTCCACGCTCGATTTTCGGGAAGTGATCCAGATCGTTCAGGAGATCGTGATCAATCTCGTCGGAGCCGAGGTCTTCGCCGTTCTTCTGCGGGACGAGAAAACCGACGAGCTGAAGGCGATTGCGAGTGAGGGGACGACCGTCCTGCCGGAAATGAAGGATCTGACCGTGACGATGGGCCGTGGCGTCCTGGGAAAAGTGCTCGAATCGGGCGAGAGCCACTTTGGTAATCCCGAGGATCGCGACCCGCAGATCGATCAACCGATCGCGGCGGTACCGCTCAAGATCAAGGATCACGTGATCGGACTCATCGTCATTTACAGGCTGCTTCAGCAGAAGGACGATTTCACCGCGGTCGATTACGAGTTGTTTTCGCTGCTGGCGGCGCACTCGGCCACGGCCATCTATTCTTCGAAGCTCTACTCCACTTCCGAGAGGAAGCTGAGCACGATTCAGGGATTCCTGGATCTTCTGACCACCAACTGA
- a CDS encoding response regulator, protein MDNQTTFLIVEDSPTMRQLISFSLKRFRGAKIIEAVDGVDALKKLSGEKVDLILTDINMPVMDGLKLVALVRQNEQMKGIPIVIITTEGAEEDRERGLALGANAYISKPIQSSHLIKTIGELLPA, encoded by the coding sequence ATGGATAACCAGACGACCTTTCTGATTGTCGAGGATTCGCCGACGATGCGCCAGCTGATCTCGTTTTCGCTGAAGCGATTTCGGGGAGCGAAGATCATCGAGGCCGTCGACGGCGTGGACGCGCTGAAGAAGCTCTCGGGCGAGAAGGTCGACCTCATCCTGACCGACATCAACATGCCCGTGATGGACGGGCTGAAGCTGGTCGCGCTGGTACGTCAGAACGAACAGATGAAGGGCATTCCGATCGTGATCATCACGACCGAGGGGGCGGAGGAGGATCGGGAGCGCGGCCTCGCGCTCGGAGCGAATGCTTACATCTCGAAGCCGATCCAGTCATCGCATCTGATCAAGACCATTGGCGAGCTTCTGCCCGCCTGA
- a CDS encoding MBL fold metallo-hydrolase: protein MANRKLALATNVGDDFFVDESCIDCDTCRSVAPSVFSRVGDQSAVVRQPVTAEEFTAAGKAAVACPTSSIGARSVAAIRQGAESFPDPIDGDVFFCGYTSESSFGAHSYFVRHDDGNFMVDSPRFSSLLANRLQRMGGVRTLFLTHRDDVADHHRYHETFDCKRIIHEWDAVGTISEPERAIRGLEPVELAPGLLAIPVPGHTRGSVVYLWKNYLFTGDHLAWSERLGHLYAFRSACWYSWSAQLDSMQRLLDYRFEWVLPGHGRRVHLEGRAMRESLERCVAWMRRR from the coding sequence ATGGCAAACCGCAAGCTCGCTCTCGCGACCAACGTCGGCGACGATTTTTTCGTCGACGAGTCCTGCATTGACTGCGATACGTGCCGCAGTGTCGCGCCTTCGGTGTTTTCTCGGGTCGGGGATCAGTCCGCCGTCGTGCGACAGCCGGTGACCGCCGAGGAATTCACCGCGGCGGGGAAGGCAGCCGTGGCATGTCCTACATCCTCGATCGGAGCGCGGAGTGTCGCCGCCATAAGGCAGGGGGCAGAGAGCTTCCCGGACCCGATCGATGGTGACGTCTTTTTCTGCGGATACACTTCCGAGAGCTCGTTCGGCGCCCACAGCTATTTCGTTCGTCACGACGACGGCAACTTCATGGTCGACTCTCCCCGGTTCTCGTCGCTGCTCGCGAACCGGCTGCAGAGAATGGGAGGTGTCCGGACCCTCTTTCTCACCCATCGCGACGACGTTGCCGATCACCATCGTTACCACGAGACCTTCGACTGCAAGCGGATCATTCACGAGTGGGATGCGGTCGGGACGATCTCGGAACCGGAGCGAGCGATTCGCGGTCTCGAACCGGTCGAGCTCGCGCCGGGACTGCTGGCGATCCCTGTTCCGGGACACACCCGTGGAAGCGTCGTCTATCTCTGGAAAAACTATCTCTTCACGGGAGATCATCTGGCGTGGAGCGAGCGGCTCGGACACCTCTACGCTTTCCGGTCCGCTTGCTGGTACTCCTGGTCCGCACAGCTCGATTCGATGCAGCGGCTTCTGGACTATCGATTCGAATGGGTCCTGCCGGGCCACGGGAGGAGAGTCCATCTGGAGGGTCGGGCGATGCGGGAATCACTCGAGCGATGCGTCGCGTGGATGCGCCGCAGGTGA
- the aroF gene encoding 3-deoxy-7-phosphoheptulonate synthase, with translation MLVVMDVSADQKQIDAVIAQIEKLGLRAHPMPGAQRTAIGITGNQGTVHSQALENLPGVREVIRVSQAYKLVSRETKPDDTVVRIGNIGVGGAPFVVIAGPCAIESRDQARRVAEAVRRAGAQMFRGGAFKPRTSPYSFQGLGERGLEILAECREEFDLPVITEAVDLESLKLVEQYADVIQIGARNMQNFSLLRAAGRMSKPVLLKRGMSATLEEFFLSAEYILSEGNFNVILCERGVRTFADHTRNTLDLSVVPAIERISHLPVIVDPSHGTGKRTKVRPMSRAGIAVGADGLIIEVHDRPDQALSDGPQSIVPEELEQLMKEIRQIGEVIGRPLHPTVPAGATA, from the coding sequence ATGCTAGTCGTGATGGATGTATCGGCCGATCAGAAGCAGATCGATGCCGTCATTGCTCAGATCGAGAAGCTCGGCCTGCGCGCACATCCGATGCCGGGAGCGCAGCGAACTGCGATCGGAATCACGGGTAACCAGGGGACGGTCCACTCGCAGGCGCTGGAGAATCTCCCGGGAGTTCGGGAGGTCATCCGGGTTTCCCAGGCCTATAAGCTGGTGAGCCGGGAGACCAAACCGGACGATACGGTCGTCAGGATCGGGAACATCGGCGTCGGGGGAGCCCCGTTCGTGGTGATTGCCGGGCCGTGTGCCATCGAGTCGCGCGACCAGGCGCGAAGGGTGGCGGAGGCGGTCCGGAGGGCAGGCGCCCAGATGTTCCGCGGTGGAGCGTTCAAGCCGAGAACATCTCCCTACTCCTTTCAGGGACTCGGAGAGCGTGGGCTGGAAATCCTGGCGGAGTGCCGTGAGGAGTTCGATCTTCCCGTGATCACCGAGGCGGTGGATCTCGAGAGCCTGAAGCTGGTCGAACAGTACGCCGACGTCATTCAGATCGGCGCCCGGAACATGCAGAACTTCTCGCTATTGCGCGCTGCGGGTCGGATGTCGAAGCCCGTCCTGCTGAAGCGGGGTATGTCGGCGACGCTCGAGGAGTTTTTCCTCTCCGCGGAGTACATCCTTTCCGAGGGGAACTTCAACGTCATCCTGTGTGAGCGGGGGGTGCGCACGTTCGCCGACCATACCCGCAACACTCTCGACCTCTCGGTCGTCCCGGCCATCGAACGGATCAGCCATCTTCCGGTGATCGTCGATCCCTCGCACGGAACGGGCAAGAGGACGAAGGTCCGCCCGATGTCGCGAGCGGGGATTGCGGTCGGGGCCGATGGACTGATCATCGAGGTGCACGACCGCCCGGATCAGGCGCTGTCGGACGGGCCGCAGTCGATCGTTCCGGAGGAGCTGGAACAGCTCATGAAGGAGATCAGGCAGATCGGAGAAGTAATCGGGCGGCCCCTCCATCCGACTGTTCCGGCCGGAGCGACCGCCTGA
- a CDS encoding carboxypeptidase-like regulatory domain-containing protein — protein sequence MRHWTLALLGVAMVVPSGTAGAAATGEGGMKVLGRVISASSPVPEALVIALSLTDSISFRSGTDSDGAYQLPELPRGIYRVLAVKRGFAPAMATIVPNRPNHSINFNLRTEASLSASEREEIWKIRRSIPSDILRELEMEAAPAVAEEAGRDSSLSGALHSLSGIGSEASGNWTQTAVGIRGSVDGWAVGLNGRLASSEERVTGEGPVSPGFENSTVAMRIESTGDSVYEIRTNRARWFEPTAMDAEVSVNTHSLGWRGEQSEVEIRYLDHQNVLSNDSRAQIALEGGTRLIDRKSFDVGVAFKIEQFEGSGALRYEVAELATTAQQKIGEAVSVAYGLRGRYSDIGTQWVPETSARIELGNQSSIVVSGHYKVYQDDQEILTLPAILYFDDKTSTYPRYRYAFGMIFGSEEDFVSAIASVAEIDSRTRMFFNQRFDGRADGLWLDDGDVTRDLTVTMRRLLAGRLALEVASTAGEASGVSKEPSKYLTGSVQSLYRPWGTSLDLAYRYIEHGAISDAGLLENERLAFRMGQSLWLPLDLKVLLGIDFIRDGLTDSDISNGADIVQTRLVGGLSLAF from the coding sequence ATGAGGCACTGGACGCTCGCACTACTCGGAGTCGCAATGGTGGTTCCTTCCGGAACCGCTGGTGCGGCCGCCACGGGTGAGGGGGGGATGAAAGTGCTCGGCCGGGTGATCTCGGCCTCGTCGCCGGTACCGGAGGCTCTGGTCATCGCGCTGAGCCTGACCGACTCCATCTCGTTTCGATCGGGTACGGATTCCGACGGTGCGTATCAGCTTCCGGAGCTTCCGCGCGGAATCTACCGGGTGCTGGCGGTGAAGCGAGGTTTCGCGCCGGCCATGGCGACGATCGTTCCGAACCGCCCGAATCACTCGATCAACTTCAATTTGCGGACCGAGGCTTCGCTCTCGGCGAGCGAGCGGGAGGAGATCTGGAAGATCAGACGGTCCATTCCGTCCGACATCCTTCGCGAGCTCGAGATGGAAGCTGCTCCGGCCGTGGCGGAGGAGGCTGGCCGTGATTCGTCGCTGAGCGGTGCTCTCCATTCGCTGTCGGGCATCGGTTCGGAAGCGAGTGGAAACTGGACCCAGACAGCGGTCGGGATCCGGGGAAGCGTCGACGGTTGGGCGGTCGGATTGAACGGGCGGCTCGCCTCGTCCGAGGAGCGAGTCACTGGCGAAGGCCCGGTCTCGCCCGGATTCGAAAATTCGACGGTCGCGATGAGGATCGAGTCGACCGGCGATTCGGTCTACGAGATCAGAACCAACCGCGCCCGATGGTTCGAGCCGACCGCAATGGATGCCGAAGTCTCGGTCAATACCCACAGCCTCGGATGGCGCGGAGAGCAATCGGAAGTCGAGATTCGCTATCTGGATCACCAGAATGTCCTTTCGAACGACTCGCGCGCTCAGATCGCGCTCGAGGGTGGAACGCGACTGATTGACAGGAAGTCGTTCGACGTCGGTGTCGCGTTCAAGATCGAGCAGTTCGAGGGATCCGGTGCGTTGCGCTACGAGGTCGCCGAGCTCGCCACAACGGCCCAACAGAAGATTGGCGAAGCAGTGAGTGTCGCGTACGGACTTCGCGGGCGCTACAGCGACATCGGAACGCAGTGGGTTCCGGAGACGAGCGCCAGAATCGAGCTCGGTAATCAGAGCTCGATCGTCGTTTCGGGCCACTACAAGGTGTATCAGGACGATCAGGAAATACTCACGTTGCCCGCAATTCTCTACTTCGACGACAAAACCTCCACGTATCCCCGTTATCGCTATGCGTTCGGAATGATTTTCGGCAGCGAAGAAGATTTCGTCAGCGCGATCGCGAGCGTAGCCGAGATCGACTCCAGGACACGGATGTTCTTCAATCAGCGGTTTGACGGCAGAGCGGACGGGCTCTGGCTGGACGACGGCGATGTGACCCGTGATCTGACAGTGACGATGCGGCGATTGCTCGCGGGCCGGCTTGCGCTCGAAGTCGCATCGACCGCCGGAGAGGCGAGCGGCGTTTCGAAAGAGCCGAGCAAGTACCTCACGGGCTCGGTTCAGTCTCTGTATCGGCCGTGGGGCACCTCACTCGATCTGGCCTATCGGTACATCGAACATGGAGCGATCAGCGATGCCGGCCTGCTGGAAAACGAGCGGCTCGCGTTCCGGATGGGGCAGTCGCTGTGGTTGCCGCTCGATCTGAAGGTGCTTCTGGGGATCGACTTCATTCGCGACGGTCTGACTGATTCCGACATCTCGAACGGGGCCGATATCGTGCAGACCCGTCTCGTCGGAGGCCTTTCGCTCGCTTTCTGA